A window of Pseudomonadota bacterium contains these coding sequences:
- a CDS encoding flavin reductase: GMVDITDYCGIVSGKKYDKAKQFETFYGSLKTVPMIKECPYNIECKLVQTIDLPSNEFFIGEIVAVYSDEQYLTNGIPDIKKINPLILSMPESSYFAMGDHIARAWGAGKKLIRK, translated from the coding sequence GGTATGGTGGATATAACAGACTACTGTGGTATCGTATCAGGGAAGAAATATGATAAGGCAAAACAATTTGAGACCTTTTATGGTTCTTTAAAAACAGTTCCCATGATAAAAGAATGTCCTTACAATATTGAATGCAAGCTTGTTCAGACGATAGATCTTCCATCGAATGAATTCTTCATCGGAGAAATAGTGGCGGTCTATAGTGATGAGCAGTATCTGACGAATGGTATTCCTGACATAAAAAAGATCAATCCTCTCATCCTGTCCATGCCGGAAAGTAGTTACTTTGCTATGGGAGACCATATTGCCCGGG